In Paraburkholderia phenazinium, the following are encoded in one genomic region:
- a CDS encoding TonB-dependent receptor: MAHRRKRNWIGTLLAASVISTSAQAADTTETPDSNTKSSAKPGAESRVGETSDDAGQLAPVKITGEKSQHFAPASVETGPYKGLDALDVPATVNVVTRDVMDAQGDTGLYDALRNVAGVTRLQLNGLAYDNLAIRGIALDNRSSYYIDGILPIDNNVWMPMEDKERVEVLKGASALYYGFTVPAGVVNMVMKRAGAEPVTSVTALADSNGSYGAAVDLSRRFGSDDQFGIRVNAMDEHVETPIDGDRGYRKFVSAALDWKISSKLKLQYDFEHVESSIVEQAGIVPLTAKNGVITLPAIPDPSKLLVSNAHPTQASANSQLLRADYALSDNWSVDFSIGQSITRRDRWAWVFQKYNLATGAGSLQASQQNGQMYENKNVRLETTGAFRTGPIGHTLTAGVMQNWLFQPDFTTYFYTAAQNLYDPVPVTKLTPSGTPKPFYAQHVRNSGVYLFDQVDLTSRLQFIAGARRSEYMSSQAGTPSQDISKTSPSGSLSYRLTPDTSVYASYVEALESAGSAPATAANANQILPAAVSRQEEVGIRTRVADRALVSLALFNLRQPSADTNADNIYAMDGNARFRGIEFSVQGDVTRDVSLTASTVYLDARQLDSSDPTLVGKTPENTPHVTASLFAEYRVPVLAGLSVNGGMYYVGPRPVNSADQAWIGGATIYTAGLRYATRLYGKRVSLQANLENATNKRYWSAAGSNQLAVGLGRTLELTSTIDF, translated from the coding sequence TTGGCACATCGACGTAAGCGGAACTGGATCGGCACATTGCTGGCGGCGAGCGTGATCAGCACTTCGGCGCAAGCGGCGGATACGACCGAGACGCCGGACAGCAACACCAAAAGCAGTGCCAAACCTGGCGCGGAAAGCCGCGTAGGTGAGACCTCAGATGACGCCGGTCAACTTGCACCGGTGAAAATCACCGGTGAGAAGTCGCAGCATTTTGCTCCGGCGAGCGTCGAGACGGGGCCCTACAAGGGACTCGACGCGCTCGACGTGCCCGCCACCGTCAACGTGGTGACGCGCGACGTGATGGACGCGCAAGGCGACACGGGGCTATACGACGCGCTACGCAATGTGGCGGGCGTGACGCGCCTGCAACTGAACGGGCTGGCGTACGACAATCTGGCGATCCGCGGCATTGCGCTCGATAACCGCTCGAGCTACTACATCGACGGCATCCTGCCCATCGACAACAACGTCTGGATGCCGATGGAAGACAAGGAGCGCGTCGAAGTGCTGAAGGGCGCGTCGGCTCTTTACTACGGCTTCACCGTGCCGGCCGGCGTGGTCAACATGGTCATGAAGCGGGCGGGCGCTGAACCCGTCACGAGCGTCACGGCACTCGCCGATTCGAACGGCTCGTACGGTGCCGCGGTCGATCTCTCGCGGCGCTTCGGAAGCGACGATCAGTTCGGCATTCGCGTCAACGCGATGGACGAACACGTCGAGACGCCGATCGACGGCGATCGCGGCTATCGCAAGTTCGTCAGCGCCGCGCTCGACTGGAAGATCAGCAGCAAGCTGAAGCTGCAATACGATTTCGAACACGTCGAATCCAGCATCGTCGAGCAGGCGGGCATCGTGCCGCTCACGGCAAAGAACGGCGTCATCACGCTGCCTGCCATCCCCGATCCGTCGAAGCTGCTGGTCAGCAACGCGCATCCGACCCAGGCGAGCGCCAATAGCCAGTTGCTGCGTGCCGACTACGCACTGTCCGACAACTGGAGCGTGGATTTCTCGATCGGCCAGTCGATCACGCGTCGCGACCGTTGGGCGTGGGTGTTCCAGAAGTACAACCTCGCGACGGGCGCCGGCTCCTTGCAGGCCAGCCAGCAGAACGGCCAGATGTACGAGAACAAGAACGTGCGGCTCGAAACGACCGGTGCGTTCAGGACAGGGCCGATCGGCCATACGCTGACCGCCGGCGTCATGCAGAACTGGCTGTTCCAGCCGGACTTCACGACCTACTTCTACACGGCGGCTCAGAATCTCTACGACCCGGTACCTGTCACGAAGTTGACGCCAAGCGGCACGCCGAAGCCGTTCTACGCGCAGCACGTGCGCAACAGCGGCGTGTACCTGTTCGACCAGGTCGATCTGACCTCGCGCCTGCAATTCATCGCCGGTGCGCGCCGCTCCGAGTACATGAGTTCGCAGGCGGGCACGCCGAGCCAGGACATCAGCAAGACATCTCCCTCCGGTAGTCTCAGCTATCGGCTCACGCCTGACACGAGCGTCTACGCGAGCTATGTCGAGGCGCTCGAATCGGCCGGCAGCGCGCCCGCGACGGCCGCCAATGCGAACCAGATCCTGCCTGCCGCCGTGAGCCGCCAGGAGGAAGTCGGCATTCGCACGCGGGTAGCGGACCGTGCGCTGGTGTCGCTCGCGCTGTTCAATCTGCGCCAGCCTTCGGCCGACACCAACGCCGACAACATCTACGCGATGGACGGCAATGCGCGCTTTCGCGGCATCGAGTTCTCGGTGCAGGGCGATGTGACGAGAGATGTTTCGCTGACGGCATCGACGGTCTATCTCGACGCGCGGCAACTCGACTCGTCGGATCCGACGCTGGTCGGCAAGACGCCGGAGAACACGCCGCACGTCACGGCGAGCCTCTTCGCCGAATATCGTGTGCCGGTGCTCGCAGGCTTGTCGGTCAATGGCGGGATGTACTACGTGGGACCGCGGCCCGTGAATAGCGCCGATCAGGCGTGGATCGGCGGCGCCACCATTTACACGGCTGGCCTGCGCTACGCGACGCGCCTGTACGGCAAGCGCGTTTCGCTCCAGGCCAACCTGGAAAACGCGACCAACAAGCGCTACTGGAGCGCTGCGGGTTCGAACCAGTTAGCGGTCGGCCTCGGCCGCACGCTCGAGCTCACGTCGACCATCGACTTTTGA